Proteins encoded in a region of the Podarcis muralis chromosome 4, rPodMur119.hap1.1, whole genome shotgun sequence genome:
- the TMEM47 gene encoding transmembrane protein 47: MASSGSGMEEVRVSVLTPLKLVGLVCIFLALCLDLGAVLSPAWVTADHQSYLSLWESCEKLNNPETWRCITTLNSDWQIATLSMLLGGAAIILIAFLVGLISICVGSRRRFYRPVAVMLFAAVVLQVCSLVLYPIKFIETVNLRIYHEFNWGYGLAWGATIFSFGGAILYCLNPKNYEDYY; the protein is encoded by the exons ATGGCTTCCTCCGGCAGCGGCATGGAGGAGGTGCGCGTCTCGGTGCTGACCCCGCTCAAGCTGGTGGGGCTGGTGTGCATCTTCCTGGCGCTGTGTCTGGATCTGGGAGCCGTGCTGAGCCCGGCCTGGGTGACAGCCGACCACCAGTCTTACCTCTCCCTGTGGGAGTCCTGCGAGAAACTCAACAACCCGGAGACCTGGCGCTGCATAACTACCTTGAACAGcg ACTGGCAGATCGCTACACTTTCTATGCTGTTGGGTGGTGCCGCCATAATTCTTATAGCTTTCTTGGTTGGATTAATTTCTATCTGTGTGGGATCCCGGAGGCGGTTCTACAGACCAGTTGCTGTCATGCTGTTTGCAGCAG tgGTTCTTCAGGTGTGCAGTCTCGTCCTGTATCCAATCAAGTTCATCGAAACAGTCAATTTGAGAATATACCATGAGTTCAACTGGGGCTATGGACTAGCTTGGGGTGCAACTATATTTTCATTTGGGGGTGCCATACTGTATTGCCTAAACCCTAAGAACTATGAAGACTACTATTAA